From Methanosarcinales archaeon, the proteins below share one genomic window:
- a CDS encoding nucleotidyltransferase domain-containing protein gives MLIDELLNKKEDIYKIVEKNKGSQVKVFGSTVTGNATDQSDIDILVKFRDDATLFDLVEIKLELESLLNKRVDVVSENGLKDNEIGNSIKRSAVLI, from the coding sequence ATGCTTATCGACGAATTGTTGAATAAAAAAGAAGATATTTATAAAATCGTTGAAAAAAATAAAGGTAGCCAGGTTAAGGTATTTGGATCTACTGTGACTGGTAATGCAACAGATCAAAGTGACATCGATATATTGGTAAAGTTTAGGGACGATGCGACTCTTTTTGATCTTGTTGAGATTAAGTTGGAACTTGAAAGTCTATTGAATAAAAGGGTAGATGTAGTTTCAGAGAATGGACTCAAAGATAATGAGATTGGTAATAGTATCAAAAGGAGTGCAGTACTCATATGA
- a CDS encoding DUF86 domain-containing protein has product MNRDQTYVNQILDAINKIQDYTVEGRDVFYETIIIQDAVMRNIEIIGEIAKRISDDFKEKYDTVPWRKMAGIRDVLIHDYDSIDMSIVWNVISMELPKIRRILSKIV; this is encoded by the coding sequence ATGAATAGAGATCAAACTTATGTTAATCAAATATTGGATGCAATTAATAAAATTCAAGATTATACCGTTGAAGGACGAGATGTCTTTTACGAAACAATAATCATACAAGATGCCGTCATGAGAAATATTGAGATCATAGGTGAAATCGCCAAAAGAATTTCAGATGATTTCAAGGAGAAATATGATACAGTACCTTGGAGGAAAATGGCAGGAATAAGAGATGTTCTAATACATGATTATGACAGCATTGACATGAGTATTGTTTGGAATGTTATATCAATGGAGTTGCCTAAAATTAGAAGAATACTAAGCAAAATTGTTTGA